A section of the Acidobacterium capsulatum ATCC 51196 genome encodes:
- a CDS encoding branched-chain amino acid transaminase, which yields MPITPTTNIWHNGTLIPWEKAQIHVMSHVVHYGSSVFEGIRCYGQPQGAAIFRLPEHMQRLLDSARIYRMPLPYSLDQLCSAVVELTEANKVAPCYLRPIAFRGYGEAGVNPKNSPVEVYIANFPWGKYVSGEQGADVCISSWNRLAPNTMPGLAKAGANYMNSQLIRMEAEVNGYAEGIALDTNGYLAEGSGENLFLVRNGVLYTPPLANSVLSGITRDSILTLARHLGIPVVEQGLPREMIYIADEVFFVGTAAEVTPIRSVDRILIGDGSMGPVTKQLSDEFFGIANGLKPDRFGWLTPVNVNAEQPVGA from the coding sequence ATGCCCATCACGCCCACCACCAACATCTGGCATAACGGCACCCTCATCCCGTGGGAAAAAGCCCAGATTCACGTCATGAGCCACGTCGTCCACTATGGCTCCTCTGTTTTTGAAGGCATCCGCTGCTACGGGCAGCCCCAGGGTGCGGCCATCTTCCGCCTGCCTGAACACATGCAGCGCCTGCTTGATTCGGCGCGCATCTATCGCATGCCGCTGCCTTACTCGCTCGATCAGCTCTGCTCGGCCGTCGTCGAGCTCACCGAGGCCAACAAGGTTGCCCCCTGCTATCTGCGCCCCATCGCCTTCCGTGGCTACGGCGAGGCCGGCGTCAATCCCAAGAACTCGCCCGTTGAGGTCTACATCGCCAACTTCCCGTGGGGCAAATATGTCAGCGGCGAGCAGGGTGCCGATGTCTGCATCTCCTCCTGGAACCGCCTCGCGCCCAACACCATGCCGGGCCTCGCCAAGGCTGGCGCCAACTACATGAACTCGCAGCTCATCCGCATGGAGGCCGAGGTCAACGGCTACGCCGAGGGCATCGCGCTTGACACCAACGGCTACCTGGCCGAGGGCTCGGGCGAAAATCTCTTCCTCGTCCGCAACGGCGTGCTCTACACCCCGCCGCTCGCCAACTCCGTGCTCTCCGGCATCACACGCGACTCCATCCTCACGCTCGCGCGCCACCTCGGCATTCCGGTCGTCGAGCAGGGCCTGCCCCGCGAGATGATCTACATCGCCGACGAAGTCTTCTTCGTGGGCACCGCCGCTGAGGTTACGCCCATCCGCTCGGTCGATCGCATTCTCATCGGCGACGGATCCATGGGCCCCGTCACCAAGCAGCTCTCCGACGAGTTCTTCGGCATCGCCAACGGCCTCAAGCCCGATCGCTTCGGCTGGCTCACGCCCGTCAACGTGAACGCCGAGCAGCCCGTCGGCGCATAA
- a CDS encoding MarC family protein, whose product MVSPAAAATHALHSPMVRFSLLALSSVFFLVDPFAAIPSFIALTDGVDAGGRKRMARRATLTCFVVLSSFALAGQFIFSLFGIKLPAFEIAGGLILLLIGIDMLEAKRSPTQESTDETEEAAHKDDASIVPMGIPMLAGPGAISSVMVLVGEAQNHWQMGAVLASIAITAVASYWVLVGADRLRKILGETGIRILVRIMGLLLVALAMQFFVNGLTELGIIPR is encoded by the coding sequence ATGGTTTCGCCCGCCGCTGCTGCTACGCATGCACTGCATTCGCCGATGGTGCGCTTTTCGCTTTTGGCGCTGAGCTCGGTCTTCTTTCTCGTGGATCCCTTTGCGGCGATTCCCTCATTCATTGCTCTGACGGACGGGGTGGATGCGGGGGGCCGGAAGCGCATGGCGCGGCGCGCGACGTTGACCTGCTTTGTGGTGCTGTCGTCCTTTGCGCTGGCCGGGCAGTTTATTTTCAGCCTGTTTGGCATCAAACTGCCGGCCTTTGAGATTGCGGGCGGCCTGATCCTGTTGCTGATCGGCATCGATATGCTCGAGGCCAAGCGGTCGCCGACACAGGAGTCAACCGACGAGACCGAAGAGGCCGCCCACAAGGACGACGCCAGCATTGTGCCGATGGGGATTCCCATGCTGGCCGGCCCCGGGGCCATATCAAGTGTGATGGTCCTGGTGGGTGAGGCGCAGAATCACTGGCAGATGGGGGCGGTTCTGGCCTCCATTGCGATTACCGCTGTTGCGAGCTACTGGGTGTTGGTAGGGGCTGATCGTCTGCGAAAGATTCTCGGGGAGACCGGCATTCGCATTCTGGTGCGCATTATGGGCCTGCTTCTGGTGGCTCTGGCGATGCAGTTCTTTGTGAACGGCTTGACGGAATTGGGGATTATTCCGAGGTAA